The Stigmatella ashevillena genomic sequence CGCTGCCCGAAAGACTGGACCGATATGCATCTGCCCACGTTGGAAACACAGAGACTGCGGATTCGCCCGCTTCAGGGGGATGACCTCAATGCTTGCCACCGGCTCTATCTGGACATCGATTGGGCGAACAAGGAGGTGAGCGAGGAAGAGAACCTGAAGCAGCGCCGTGAGTGGTTGGAATGGACCGTCCGCAACTATGAGCAGTTGGCGCTCCTCTACCAACCCCCTTACGGAGACCGGGCGATCGTGCATCGGGAAAGCGGCCGCTTTATAGGCCTCGTGGGCCTCGTGCCGCTGCTTGCTCCCTTTGGCCAGCTGCCCTCTCTGGGAGGGGTGCAAGGCGCGCGTTTCTCCGCGGAGGTTGGACTCTTCTGGGCGCTCTCCCCCTCCGAGCAGCGTCAAGGCCATGCAACGGAAGCCGCCCGCGCGCTGGTGGACCATGCCTTCGGTACCCTGAAGCTGGGCCGAATCCTCGCGAGCACTGAACGCACCAACGCCGCCTCGATCCACGTGATGCGCCGGTTGGGAATGCGGATCGAGGAGAACCCCTATCCCGAGCCGCCCTGGTTTCAGGTCACCGGCATCCTGGAGAATGGCTCCCGTCCGAACCACTCGGCCTGAGCACTTCCCTCCTTCGGCAAACGACGGCCCGCCCCAACCCCTCAAAAAAGAATCGGGAAGGAGCCACCCCCGTAGCCCCTTCCCGACAGACCACCCCGTTGCTTCCCCGCTTCCACCCTCTGCTTCCGTCCCGCCCAACCCCCGCCCAACCGTCCCACCCGACCGCCCCAACCCCGCCCCGACCGTCCGACCCCGCGTGCTTCTTGCAGATGAGCCTTAGCATCTCGCGTGCCAGCACCTCACAGGGGCATATCTCAGCCATTTCAAGGGCTTACCGTCAGGAACCGCAGCGGCATGCTCCCGCGGGAGGTAAGACTTACCGCCTTCTCACACCGCGTGGCACCGCAGGGAGAAGAAGACGGGGCAGTGGCCTTCAAGCAGGCCTGGGAAGCGTGCATCCCACGACACGAAGGACCAGGGGGAGACCGTCGAGGAGAGAAACCGAGGGGATGGCCCAGTGCACGGTACTCAGGACACAGATCAGAATGCTTATCGGCTGAGACAAACGTGGATTGGGTCTTCCATGAACCACGGCTCACCTTTAGAGAAGTGTTCTTGGCTTAAGAGCGCTTCAGCCTCGAGGACATCTTGCGCTCATTCTCATTCCATACAGGCCACGTTCTGTCACTCGATGAAGTCAAGCGTCCAACCCTCTCCATGGTGGCTTGCTCGACACGCGCCATTGGCATGACAAATCTTTGTTCGCACGAATGGGCTCACCGTTCGTATCTCTGCCGCACATGGGGGGGCCCGAGCGTGATGTCGAAACCTCGAGAGGAGCAATACATGCGCAAGCTGATGATGGCAGCCGTGCTCGTGATGGGAATGTCGCTGGGCTACACGGCGGAGGCGAAGGACCCTCAGAAGATGGCTCAGACGCAGCCTCAGTCTCAGCAGGGGCCGACGGACGCGGAGATCGACGAAGCCCACCGGATGAACAAGGAGTACGACGAACGCAAGGCGGCGGGTCAATCCCAGGCGAAGCAGGGACCAACGGATGCGGAGATCGACGAAGCCCACCGGATGAACAAGGAGTACGACGAACGCAAGGCCGCCCGCGCCAGCGCCAAGACGCAAGAGGTGACGGGCAACATCCAATCGGTGTCTGGCTCGGACCTCACCATCCGGATGCCCAACAAGCTCAACCGCAAGATGGACTTCAAGACGGATGCGCAGTCGAAGGTGATGAAGGACTCCCAGACGGCCGCTCTGACGGATCTGAAGGAGGGCGACGAGGTGCGCGTCTCCTACCAGATCGTCGGCAAGGAGCGGATCGTGGTCAGCGTCGACGCGCACAAGGCGGACAGCGACATGAAGGCGCCCGCCAAGAAGCCCTGATTCCGTTTTCAGGGACGGATGCGGCCTCCGCTTTTTCCCAGCGGAGGCCGTCTTCTGTGACTCGCCTTGCTGTAATGCCGCCGTCACGGGAGACCCCTATCGCGCAGGCACCTACACCTCATGGCCGCCTCCGGGTGGGGCTGGGAGTACGCCAAGCGGCAGAAGCGTGAGAGAAGCCGTGAAGCGGGGACGGATTCCCCCTACATTGCGCAACCCTCATTCCCTGAGCTGGAGAAGACGTACCCATGCGGCAGAAGGTTCGAGCCCTCATCAACGACACGCTCACGGCGCTCAAGAATGCCGGCACGCTCAAGCTGGAGCAGGTGCCGGGCTACACCGTGGAAGCCCCGAAAAACCCGGCCCATGGTGACTGGTCGGTCAACGTGGCGATGATGCTCACCAAGCCCGAGGGCAAGCCCCCGCGTGACATCGCCCAGGCCATCGTGAAGGGGCTGGTGGATCCGCAGGGCATCGTCACCAAGGCCGAGGTGGCCGGGCCGGGCTTCCTCAACTTCACGCTCAAGGAGCAGGTCCACCAGCAGGTGGCGCGCGAAGTGCTCCTGGCCGGGGAGACCTTTGGCCATCAGGCGCCCAAGTCCACAGGCAAGCGGGTGATGGTGGAGTTCGTCTCCGCGAACCCCACGGGGCCGGTCCACATTGGCCACGCCCGCGGGGCCTTCATGGGTGACGCGGTGTCGCGCCTCCTGGAGGCGGCGGGCCACGACGTGACCCGCGAGTTCTACATCAACGATTACGGCAAGCAGGTGGAGACGCTCGGCCGCACCGTCCACAAGCGCTACCGGCAGCTCTTTGGCCAGCACGTGGAGCTGGGCGAAGGCGAGTACCCGGCCGAGTACGTCATCGACATCGCCAAGGGGTGGAAGGAGGCGGTGGGCGAGCGGTACCTGCACGCCCCTGAGTCCGAGTGGCTGCCCGAGGCCATGGCGGTGGGCATCCGCGAGAACCTGAAGGCCATCCGCGACACGCTGCAACAGGCGAACATCCGCCATGACGTGTTCTTCAGCGAAGCCTCGCTGCACGCCTCGGGCAAGGTGCTCGCCGTCGTCGAGGAGTACAAGCAGCGCGGCGCCACCTACGAGGCCGCCGAGGCCGAGCGCACGGGCGAGAAGGTGCGCCACGAGGACAGCAAGGCGGCGCAGTACACGGAGCGGCAGCGGGGCGGCACATTCCTGCGCACCAGCCAGCACGGGGATGACGAGGACCGCATCATCCTGCGGCACGACGGCACCCCCGTGTACCTGACGGCGGACCTCGCCTACCACCAGGAGAAGTACCGCCGCGGCTTCGACCGCATCATCGACGTGCTCGGCGCGGACCATGCTGGCCATACGCCCCGCATCTCCGCGGGCATGGCGCTGCTCGGGCTGGATGTGAAGAAGCTCGAGTTCCTCCTCGTCCAGCTCGTGCGCATCACCCGCGGGGGCGAGGAAGTCAAAGTCAGCAAGCGCAAGGGCACGGTGTTCGAACTGGAGGACCTCATTCACGAGGCCGGCGCGGACGTGTGCCGGTTCCTCTTCCTGGTGAAGACGGCCAACTCCCGGTTCGACTTCGACTTG encodes the following:
- a CDS encoding arginine--tRNA ligase, translating into MRQKVRALINDTLTALKNAGTLKLEQVPGYTVEAPKNPAHGDWSVNVAMMLTKPEGKPPRDIAQAIVKGLVDPQGIVTKAEVAGPGFLNFTLKEQVHQQVAREVLLAGETFGHQAPKSTGKRVMVEFVSANPTGPVHIGHARGAFMGDAVSRLLEAAGHDVTREFYINDYGKQVETLGRTVHKRYRQLFGQHVELGEGEYPAEYVIDIAKGWKEAVGERYLHAPESEWLPEAMAVGIRENLKAIRDTLQQANIRHDVFFSEASLHASGKVLAVVEEYKQRGATYEAAEAERTGEKVRHEDSKAAQYTERQRGGTFLRTSQHGDDEDRIILRHDGTPVYLTADLAYHQEKYRRGFDRIIDVLGADHAGHTPRISAGMALLGLDVKKLEFLLVQLVRITRGGEEVKVSKRKGTVFELEDLIHEAGADVCRFLFLVKTANSRFDFDLDLVKKQSKDNPVFYFQYGHARCASILKKAAEKGTPFVGLEGLTPAHLARLTLPEELSMLKKMSQLPDVVASAAERLEPHHVLYFCQELITDFHSYYTKYKTDPIISGDADKTQGRLGLVAALKQTLRSAFALLGIQAPEYMEAPPDEE
- a CDS encoding GNAT family N-acetyltransferase, coding for METQRLRIRPLQGDDLNACHRLYLDIDWANKEVSEEENLKQRREWLEWTVRNYEQLALLYQPPYGDRAIVHRESGRFIGLVGLVPLLAPFGQLPSLGGVQGARFSAEVGLFWALSPSEQRQGHATEAARALVDHAFGTLKLGRILASTERTNAASIHVMRRLGMRIEENPYPEPPWFQVTGILENGSRPNHSA